In Paracoccus methylovorus, a genomic segment contains:
- a CDS encoding LabA-like NYN domain-containing protein, with translation MFYKDDRLALFIDGSNLYAAAKSLGFDIDYKLLRQEFERRGKLVRAYYYTALLENEEYSPIRPLVDWLHYNGYSMVTKPAREYTDALGRRKVKGNMDVELVVNAMELAPRLDHAVLFSGDGDFRPLVEALQRLGVRVSVVSTMRSQPPMIADELRRQADNFIELDALRDIIGRPPREPAPQES, from the coding sequence GTGTTTTACAAGGACGACCGGCTGGCGTTGTTCATTGACGGGTCGAATCTATATGCCGCGGCAAAGTCGTTGGGATTTGATATCGACTACAAATTGCTACGACAGGAATTCGAACGGCGCGGAAAACTGGTCCGCGCCTATTATTATACGGCACTGCTGGAGAACGAGGAATATTCACCAATTCGCCCTTTGGTTGATTGGCTGCATTACAATGGCTATTCCATGGTAACGAAACCTGCGCGCGAATATACCGATGCGCTGGGTCGCCGCAAGGTCAAGGGCAACATGGATGTCGAGTTGGTGGTCAATGCCATGGAGCTGGCGCCACGACTGGACCACGCGGTCCTGTTTTCGGGCGACGGCGACTTCCGACCGTTGGTCGAGGCGCTTCAGCGCCTGGGCGTGCGTGTCTCGGTGGTGTCGACCATGCGCAGTCAACCACCGATGATCGCCGACGAATTGCGTCGTCAGGCCGACAATTTCATTGAACTCGACGCGTTGCGCGACATTATCGGACGCCCGCCACGCGAACCCGCACCGCAGGAAAGCTGA
- a CDS encoding peptidoglycan -binding protein has protein sequence MGLSRGGGNRFSATIWPGFVDAMTALLMVIMFVLTIFLLVQSVLRDQIVTQDSELDQLGQQVAQLSEALSTSQAQAASLDRDLVAERARLLSSEQAVASARAEIDAQTEAARLAAARREALEALIVDLRRRNTETQQELDETQAARLTDAAAAEALRERLANADAELDATTLELEAARKQAEETLTLLAAAEAAKSELGEQAEAQASEAQKQAALLALAQQQLSQQEALSTEDQRRVALLNQQVAQLNDQLGSLRAVLDATGEERKEADLRAEDLGRQLNLALLRATEEERKRRALEEEARVKAETEAKDLARYRSEFFGRLSQILAGREGVQVVGDRFVFSSEVLFATGEATLSTEGQAQIARVADMLKQISGDIPPEIDWMIRVDGHTDNLPLSGLGRYRDNWELSQARALAVVRYMVDELGFPATRLAPAGFADTRPVAQGDTPEARAQNRRIELKLTER, from the coding sequence ATGGGGCTTAGCCGAGGCGGCGGCAACCGGTTTTCGGCGACGATCTGGCCGGGATTCGTCGACGCGATGACGGCACTCCTGATGGTCATCATGTTCGTGCTGACCATCTTTTTGCTGGTGCAATCCGTGCTGCGCGACCAGATCGTCACGCAGGACAGCGAGTTGGATCAGCTTGGCCAACAGGTGGCCCAGCTTTCCGAGGCCCTGTCCACCTCGCAGGCGCAGGCCGCTTCGCTTGACCGTGACCTCGTGGCGGAGCGCGCGCGCCTATTGAGTTCGGAACAGGCGGTGGCCAGCGCCCGCGCCGAAATCGACGCCCAGACCGAGGCGGCGCGGCTGGCAGCCGCCCGACGCGAGGCGCTGGAGGCGTTGATCGTCGATTTACGGCGCCGTAATACTGAAACGCAGCAGGAGTTGGACGAAACCCAAGCCGCGCGGTTGACAGATGCTGCTGCCGCCGAGGCCCTGCGCGAACGTCTGGCGAATGCCGATGCCGAGCTTGACGCCACCACGCTGGAACTGGAAGCGGCGCGTAAGCAGGCCGAGGAAACGCTGACCCTGCTTGCCGCCGCCGAGGCTGCGAAATCGGAACTGGGCGAGCAGGCGGAAGCCCAGGCCAGCGAGGCCCAGAAACAGGCTGCCCTGCTGGCCTTGGCCCAGCAGCAGCTTTCCCAGCAAGAGGCGCTTTCGACCGAGGATCAGCGCCGTGTCGCGTTGCTCAATCAGCAGGTGGCGCAGTTGAACGACCAATTGGGCAGCCTCCGCGCCGTGCTGGACGCGACCGGCGAGGAGCGCAAGGAGGCCGATCTGCGGGCCGAGGATCTGGGGCGGCAACTGAACCTCGCCCTGCTGCGCGCCACCGAAGAGGAACGCAAGCGCCGTGCACTGGAAGAAGAGGCGCGCGTGAAGGCCGAAACCGAGGCAAAGGATCTGGCGCGTTATCGTTCTGAATTCTTCGGACGGCTGTCGCAGATCCTTGCGGGACGCGAAGGCGTGCAGGTCGTGGGCGACCGCTTTGTCTTTTCATCCGAAGTGCTGTTTGCGACGGGCGAGGCAACGCTCTCGACCGAAGGTCAGGCGCAGATCGCCCGGGTGGCGGACATGCTCAAGCAGATTTCCGGCGATATACCGCCGGAAATCGACTGGATGATCCGCGTCGACGGGCACACCGACAACCTGCCGCTTTCGGGGCTGGGGCGCTATCGTGACAACTGGGAACTCAGCCAGGCCCGGGCGCTGGCGGTGGTGCGCTACATGGTGGATGAGCTGGGCTTCCCGGCGACCCGCCTTGCACCTGCCGGCTTTGCCGACACCCGTCCGGTGGCACAGGGGGACACGCCCGAGGCCCGGGCCCAGAATCGCCGGATCGAGTTGAAACTGACCGAACGCTAG
- a CDS encoding gamma-glutamylcyclotransferase: MGERPEHWVFAYGSLMWDPGFPVAEMVLARLDGYARSFCLRSVVYRGTIEAPGLVLGLDADPEAHCRGLALRVAEPDWPETLLGLRERELTTNAYAELVLPLVLEDGRAIEAITYVIRRDHDQYSGPLNLQEQARIIARARGGRGANADYLFNTTRHLAQMGVEDRVMDELAQQVRGLLQPGGK, from the coding sequence ATGGGTGAACGGCCGGAGCATTGGGTCTTTGCCTATGGCTCGCTGATGTGGGACCCGGGCTTTCCCGTGGCAGAGATGGTCCTGGCCCGGCTTGACGGTTATGCCCGCAGCTTCTGCCTGCGCTCGGTTGTCTATCGTGGCACCATCGAGGCGCCGGGGCTGGTGCTGGGGCTTGACGCCGATCCCGAGGCACATTGTCGCGGCCTTGCGCTGCGCGTGGCCGAGCCGGACTGGCCCGAGACGCTGCTTGGCCTGCGCGAGCGCGAACTGACCACCAACGCCTATGCCGAACTGGTTTTGCCGCTGGTGCTGGAGGACGGCCGGGCCATCGAGGCCATCACCTATGTCATCCGGCGCGATCACGACCAGTATAGCGGCCCGCTGAACCTGCAGGAACAGGCCCGAATCATCGCACGGGCACGAGGCGGGCGCGGGGCCAACGCGGATTACCTGTTCAACACCACCCGGCATCTGGCCCAGATGGGGGTCGAGGATCGGGTAATGGATGAATTGGCGCAACAGGTGCGGGGCTTGTTGCAACCGGGTGGGAAATAG
- a CDS encoding DUF2125 domain-containing protein, with the protein MLALLVALALVLGGLWLGGESLLAQQMRRLAAEQPMTDLGAVQELRDPGRFGVRALGLELQTDAGRLGLQQAELWLSPLHPTTLRFALAPKGMLDAGSGPLELGLGDAMAQLRFSPWNGLGLAAAQIKAGPLTIAGTELATAVRINAVGRTLDQDAPSGAAVSYDLNLTLHGLDPGAFATLSLPGPLNATATGRIWLDALPQPWTLTPDLAPLPVGLRLDEVELQLGGLQARIIGRVQADAQDRAEGRLVLYTTDAKPLLQAAASAGLIPSRVVRLAGTMLKTISDLPLPDEDGQRFPPPAEGELRLPLRFADGKVSLGPLTLGPAPVFPRR; encoded by the coding sequence ATGCTTGCCCTGTTGGTCGCCCTTGCCCTGGTTCTGGGCGGGCTTTGGCTGGGTGGCGAAAGCCTGCTGGCGCAGCAGATGCGCCGCCTTGCGGCCGAACAGCCCATGACGGATCTGGGCGCAGTGCAGGAATTGCGCGATCCGGGCCGATTTGGGGTGCGAGCCTTGGGCCTTGAATTGCAAACCGATGCCGGACGGCTTGGCTTGCAGCAAGCCGAGCTTTGGCTGAGCCCCCTGCACCCCACCACCTTGCGATTTGCCCTGGCACCCAAGGGCATGCTGGATGCTGGTTCTGGCCCGTTGGAGCTGGGTCTGGGCGATGCCATGGCCCAACTGCGCTTCTCACCGTGGAACGGACTGGGTCTGGCAGCAGCCCAGATCAAGGCTGGACCCTTGACCATCGCGGGGACAGAGCTTGCGACAGCGGTGCGGATCAATGCTGTGGGGCGCACATTGGATCAGGATGCGCCAAGCGGGGCCGCAGTCAGCTATGATCTGAACCTGACACTGCATGGGCTGGACCCCGGCGCGTTTGCGACCTTATCCCTGCCCGGCCCGTTAAACGCGACCGCTACGGGACGGATCTGGCTGGATGCCCTGCCCCAGCCATGGACGTTGACGCCCGATCTGGCCCCCCTGCCCGTGGGCTTGCGGCTGGACGAGGTGGAATTGCAATTGGGCGGGTTGCAGGCACGTATCATCGGCCGGGTCCAAGCCGATGCGCAGGATCGCGCCGAAGGTCGGCTCGTGCTTTACACCACCGACGCCAAGCCGCTTTTGCAGGCGGCTGCCAGTGCCGGGCTGATTCCGTCCAGAGTGGTGAGATTGGCCGGCACCATGTTGAAGACCATCTCGGACCTGCCATTGCCGGACGAGGACGGCCAGCGCTTTCCACCCCCGGCCGAGGGTGAGTTGCGCCTGCCGCTGCGATTTGCCGATGGCAAGGTCAGCCTCGGGCCGCTGACGCTCGGTCCGGCGCCAGTCTTTCCACGCCGCTAG
- a CDS encoding prephenate/arogenate dehydrogenase family protein: MAAIYDRVALIGLGLIAGSMSLAMREAGLAGEIVGHARSPETRAVAREIALVDQVTETAAEAVAGADLVVLAVPVGAMGAVMAEIAPHLKPGATVTDVGSVKQAVIDEVAPHIPAGVHFIPGHPLAGTEHSGPRSGFASLFQNRWWLLTPVEGGELEAVERLSALIRAMGANVETMDAAHHDLVLAVTSHTPHLIAYTMVGVADHLKRVTESEVIKYSAAGFRDFTRIAASDPTMWRDVFLQNKDAVLDILGRFTEELFVLQRAIRMGDGQQLHDYFTRTRAIRRGIIEAGQDTAAPDFGRSLAAGDTSKP; this comes from the coding sequence ATGGCGGCGATCTATGATCGCGTTGCCCTGATCGGGCTTGGCCTTATCGCTGGCTCCATGTCGCTGGCCATGCGTGAGGCGGGGCTGGCGGGCGAGATCGTCGGCCATGCCCGCAGTCCCGAGACCCGCGCCGTTGCGCGCGAGATCGCGCTGGTCGATCAGGTGACCGAAACCGCAGCCGAGGCCGTCGCCGGCGCTGATCTGGTGGTTCTGGCTGTTCCTGTTGGCGCCATGGGCGCGGTGATGGCCGAAATCGCGCCGCATCTGAAGCCGGGCGCGACGGTGACCGATGTGGGTTCGGTCAAGCAGGCGGTCATAGACGAGGTTGCTCCGCATATTCCTGCGGGCGTGCATTTTATTCCCGGCCATCCGCTGGCAGGGACTGAACATTCCGGGCCGCGTTCGGGTTTTGCCTCGCTGTTTCAGAACCGCTGGTGGCTTCTGACCCCCGTCGAAGGTGGTGAGCTGGAAGCGGTGGAACGGCTTTCGGCGCTGATCCGCGCTATGGGGGCCAATGTCGAAACCATGGATGCAGCGCATCATGATCTGGTGCTGGCGGTAACGAGCCATACGCCGCATCTGATCGCCTATACCATGGTCGGCGTGGCCGATCATCTCAAGCGGGTCACCGAAAGCGAGGTCATCAAATATTCCGCCGCCGGGTTTCGGGACTTTACCCGCATCGCGGCCTCGGATCCGACCATGTGGCGCGATGTGTTCTTGCAGAACAAGGATGCGGTGCTGGACATCCTCGGCCGGTTCACCGAGGAGCTTTTCGTGCTGCAGCGCGCCATCCGCATGGGTGACGGTCAGCAACTGCACGATTACTTCACCCGCACACGGGCGATCCGCCGCGGCATCATCGAGGCCGGGCAGGACACGGCGGCGCCGGATTTCGGCCGCAGTCTGGCAGCGGGCGATACGTCCAAACCCTAG
- the hisC gene encoding histidinol-phosphate transaminase, whose amino-acid sequence MSQNQTTIAPQPGIMEISLYEGGASKVAGVENVVKLSSNENPFGPSDKAREAVIRAAHSMHRYPNTDHAGLRGAIGEVHGLDPDRIICGVGSDEIIHLLCQAYAGPGTEVLFTEHGFLMYRISAHAAGATPVQVAERDRVTDVDALIEGATEQTRLIFVANPNNPTGTMIGLPELERLARAVPQAILVVDAAYAEYVEEYDGGAELASRLPNVFMTRTFSKIYGLGGLRVGWGYGPREIVDVLNRIRGPFNLSSIALEGAEAAMRDREHITRCQAENARMRAWLAEALAEKGVPSDTSCANFILARFADVMTAEACDEYLKAQGLIVRRVGGYGLPQCLRITVGDEASCRRVAHVVGQFMAERAGRR is encoded by the coding sequence ATGTCGCAGAACCAGACGACCATCGCTCCGCAACCCGGCATCATGGAGATCTCGCTTTACGAAGGCGGGGCTTCCAAGGTGGCGGGGGTCGAGAATGTCGTGAAGCTTTCCTCGAACGAGAATCCCTTTGGCCCGTCGGACAAGGCGCGCGAAGCGGTGATCCGGGCTGCACACAGTATGCATCGCTATCCCAACACCGACCACGCCGGTCTGCGCGGTGCGATCGGCGAGGTGCATGGGCTGGACCCCGATCGGATCATCTGCGGCGTGGGCTCTGACGAGATCATCCACCTGCTGTGCCAGGCCTATGCCGGGCCGGGAACCGAGGTGCTGTTTACCGAACATGGTTTCCTGATGTATCGCATCAGCGCCCATGCCGCAGGCGCTACCCCGGTTCAGGTGGCCGAGCGCGACCGGGTAACCGACGTCGACGCGCTGATCGAGGGCGCAACCGAACAGACACGGCTGATTTTCGTCGCCAATCCCAACAACCCGACCGGCACCATGATCGGCCTGCCCGAGCTTGAGCGGCTGGCACGCGCCGTGCCGCAGGCGATCCTGGTGGTCGATGCGGCCTATGCGGAATATGTCGAGGAATACGACGGCGGTGCCGAACTGGCGAGTCGGCTGCCCAATGTGTTCATGACCCGGACCTTTTCGAAGATTTATGGGCTTGGCGGGCTGCGGGTCGGCTGGGGCTATGGTCCGCGCGAGATCGTGGATGTGTTGAATCGTATCCGTGGTCCCTTCAACCTGTCCAGTATCGCGCTGGAAGGGGCCGAGGCTGCCATGCGCGACCGTGAACATATCACCCGTTGCCAAGCCGAAAACGCAAGGATGCGGGCGTGGCTGGCCGAGGCGCTGGCCGAGAAGGGGGTGCCTTCGGATACCTCTTGTGCGAATTTCATTCTGGCCCGCTTTGCCGATGTGATGACGGCCGAGGCCTGCGACGAATACCTCAAGGCCCAGGGGCTGATCGTGCGTCGGGTCGGCGGCTATGGCCTGCCGCAGTGCCTGCGCATCACCGTGGGCGACGAGGCCTCTTGCCGGCGCGTGGCCCATGTCGTCGGCCAGTTCATGGCCGAACGCGCGGGGCGTCGCTGA
- a CDS encoding DsbE family thiol:disulfide interchange protein: protein MLLPVAVFAGFAGLAGWALMRNDPDALPSAMIGREAPAVGETTLPGKTQLTDEMLREPGVKLVNFWASWCPPCRAEHPTLTELSKSLPVYGVDLKDPESAALGFLSEHGDPYHALATDPRGRIAIDWGVTAPPETFIVDGKGQILYRYAGPLVREDYQSRFLPELEKALAAE from the coding sequence ATGCTGCTGCCGGTGGCGGTGTTTGCCGGTTTTGCCGGACTTGCCGGTTGGGCATTGATGCGCAACGATCCCGATGCGCTGCCCTCGGCCATGATCGGGCGCGAGGCGCCCGCGGTGGGCGAGACCACCTTGCCAGGCAAGACCCAGTTGACCGATGAAATGCTGCGCGAACCGGGCGTGAAGCTGGTGAATTTCTGGGCCAGTTGGTGCCCTCCTTGCCGGGCCGAGCATCCGACCCTGACCGAGCTTTCCAAGAGCCTGCCGGTTTATGGCGTGGATCTGAAGGATCCGGAATCCGCCGCCTTGGGGTTTCTGTCCGAACATGGCGATCCCTATCACGCGCTGGCCACCGATCCACGCGGGCGCATCGCCATAGACTGGGGTGTGACCGCGCCGCCCGAGACCTTTATCGTGGATGGCAAGGGACAGATCCTTTACCGCTATGCCGGGCCCTTGGTGCGCGAGGATTACCAGAGCCGATTCCTGCCCGAGTTGGAAAAGGCGCTGGCGGCCGAGTGA
- the ccmD gene encoding heme exporter protein CcmD — protein sequence MTELGRYAGTVLAAYGATLVLLIGIIVQTVLANARARRELQEHERRG from the coding sequence ATGACCGAACTTGGCAGATATGCCGGAACCGTTCTGGCTGCCTACGGCGCAACTCTGGTGCTGCTGATCGGCATTATCGTGCAGACCGTGCTGGCCAATGCCCGTGCCCGCCGCGAATTGCAGGAGCACGAGCGCCGTGGCTAG
- a CDS encoding heme ABC transporter permease, producing MSIWEYANPVKFMRTSGAVLPWVIAAAVLSTVTGLVWGFLTPEDYKQGSTVKIVFLHVPAALMAINIWLMMLVTSLIWLIRRHHVSALAAKAAAPVGAVMTLIALITGAVWGQPMWGTWWEWDPRLTSFLILLLFYLGYMALWEAVENPDSAADLTGVLCLVGSVFALLSRYAVNFWNQGLHQGASLSLAPGERMAAVYRYPLYLSMAGFFLLFLALLLIRTRTEIRRRRLAALLARENRA from the coding sequence ATGTCGATTTGGGAATATGCCAACCCCGTCAAGTTCATGCGCACGTCGGGCGCGGTTCTGCCATGGGTGATTGCCGCGGCGGTGCTCAGCACCGTGACCGGGCTGGTCTGGGGCTTTCTGACCCCCGAGGATTACAAGCAGGGATCGACCGTCAAGATCGTCTTCCTGCATGTGCCTGCCGCGCTGATGGCGATCAACATCTGGCTGATGATGCTGGTGACCTCGTTGATCTGGCTGATCCGGCGCCACCATGTCAGCGCGCTTGCCGCCAAGGCCGCCGCGCCTGTCGGGGCGGTGATGACGCTGATCGCGCTGATCACCGGCGCGGTATGGGGCCAACCGATGTGGGGAACATGGTGGGAATGGGATCCGCGACTGACCTCGTTCCTGATTCTGCTTTTGTTCTATCTGGGCTATATGGCGCTGTGGGAGGCGGTCGAAAACCCCGACAGCGCCGCCGACCTGACCGGAGTGCTGTGCCTTGTCGGTTCGGTCTTTGCGCTTTTGTCGCGCTATGCGGTGAATTTCTGGAATCAGGGGCTGCATCAGGGCGCCTCGCTGTCCTTGGCGCCCGGAGAGCGGATGGCGGCCGTCTATCGCTATCCGCTTTATCTGAGCATGGCGGGGTTCTTCCTGCTGTTTCTGGCGCTGCTCTTGATCCGCACCCGGACCGAGATCCGCCGCCGCCGCCTCGCCGCGCTGTTGGCAAGGGAGAACCGTGCATGA
- the ccmB gene encoding heme exporter protein CcmB, translated as MKALLIRDLRLATRAGGGFGLALAFFLIVCTLVPFGVGPEGGTLSRIAPGILWVGALLSCLLSLDRIFALDFEDGSLDLLATAPLPLEGAVAIKALAHWLVTGLPLALSAPVFALLLHLPGPAYPWLVASLVLGTPALSMLGAFGAAVTVGLRRGGLLLSLLVLPLYMPTLIFGAEAVRRGAVGAEAGTPLVFLAGITLATLALSPFAAAAALRVNLR; from the coding sequence ATGAAGGCGCTACTGATCCGCGACCTGCGGCTTGCCACCCGTGCCGGTGGAGGATTTGGGCTGGCGCTGGCGTTTTTCCTTATCGTCTGCACGCTGGTGCCGTTCGGCGTCGGTCCCGAGGGCGGCACATTGTCGCGGATTGCGCCCGGTATCCTGTGGGTGGGCGCGCTTCTGTCCTGCCTGCTGTCGCTGGACCGGATATTCGCGCTGGATTTCGAGGATGGCAGCCTTGACCTGTTGGCCACCGCGCCCCTGCCGCTGGAGGGCGCCGTGGCGATCAAGGCGCTGGCCCATTGGCTGGTGACCGGTCTGCCGCTTGCGCTTTCTGCGCCGGTCTTTGCGCTGCTGCTGCATCTGCCGGGGCCGGCCTATCCCTGGCTTGTCGCCTCGCTGGTGTTGGGAACTCCGGCTCTGTCGATGCTGGGGGCCTTTGGTGCGGCGGTGACGGTGGGGCTGCGGCGCGGCGGTTTGCTTTTATCGCTGCTGGTGCTGCCGCTTTATATGCCGACACTGATCTTCGGAGCCGAAGCGGTGCGGCGCGGTGCCGTAGGTGCCGAGGCAGGCACGCCTTTGGTCTTTCTTGCGGGGATCACGCTGGCCACATTGGCCCTGTCACCTTTTGCCGCAGCCGCCGCACTGCGTGTCAATCTGCGGTGA
- the ccmA gene encoding heme ABC exporter ATP-binding protein CcmA: MSLLSVRDVAVARGGLRAIEGVSFILNAGSALVLRGPNGIGKTTLLRTLTGLQPLVAGTVEAAPDAIAYAGHSDGLKPALTVTENLRFWADIFGSREIAPALGAMNLRELAARPAHALSAGQKRRLGLARLMVTGRPVWLLDEPTVSLDHDSVALLVSMLRDHLGRGGAAVIATHIELGLPEAGILELGTFRAANLRCESRPAGFNEAFG; encoded by the coding sequence ATGAGCCTGCTTTCCGTCCGCGACGTCGCTGTGGCACGGGGTGGGCTACGTGCCATCGAGGGCGTCAGTTTCATCCTGAACGCGGGCAGCGCGCTGGTGCTGCGGGGGCCGAACGGTATCGGCAAGACCACGCTTTTGCGGACGTTGACGGGCTTGCAGCCCCTTGTCGCGGGCACGGTCGAGGCTGCGCCTGACGCCATCGCCTATGCAGGCCATTCCGACGGGCTGAAACCGGCCTTGACCGTGACCGAGAACCTGCGCTTCTGGGCCGATATCTTTGGCAGTCGGGAAATTGCGCCGGCGCTTGGGGCAATGAACCTGCGCGAACTGGCCGCGCGGCCGGCCCATGCGCTTTCCGCCGGGCAGAAACGGCGGCTTGGGCTGGCGCGGTTGATGGTGACGGGACGGCCGGTCTGGCTGCTGGATGAACCGACGGTATCGCTGGACCACGATTCGGTCGCGCTGCTCGTTTCGATGCTGCGCGACCATCTGGGGCGCGGCGGGGCGGCGGTGATCGCCACCCATATCGAACTGGGCCTGCCCGAAGCCGGGATTCTTGAGCTTGGCACATTCCGTGCCGCGAACCTGCGTTGCGAATCAAGGCCAGCCGGTTTCAACGAGGCATTCGGATGA
- a CDS encoding Mth938-like domain-containing protein, protein MPTMTPTEFSGAVPVDGYGPGFFRVGGVVHYGSVIVTPDGVQPWGGLDDHAGLLALAGRVDVLFLGMGAEIAFPPRALSAALEEAGVMAEPMNSPSAARSYNVTLSEGRRVACALIPL, encoded by the coding sequence ATGCCCACGATGACGCCGACCGAATTTTCTGGGGCCGTGCCGGTGGACGGCTACGGGCCCGGTTTTTTTCGTGTCGGCGGCGTGGTGCATTATGGGTCGGTGATCGTCACCCCTGACGGTGTGCAACCTTGGGGGGGACTTGACGATCACGCCGGATTGCTGGCGCTGGCCGGTCGGGTGGATGTGCTGTTTCTAGGCATGGGGGCCGAGATCGCCTTTCCGCCACGCGCGCTGAGCGCTGCGCTGGAAGAAGCAGGGGTGATGGCCGAGCCGATGAATTCCCCCTCGGCCGCGCGCAGCTATAACGTCACGCTGTCCGAAGGCCGGCGCGTGGCCTGTGCGCTGATCCCATTATGA
- the secF gene encoding protein translocase subunit SecF, which yields MAFRLKLVPDNTSYNFFRWQWLTFGISAVAMVASVVLILTMGLNFGIDFKGGTTIRTESPTAFEVGDYRQALNELNLGDVSITEVFDPSFGTTKHVAMIRIGTMDETGSVTPEQLNEIEAALQTVDPQVVFAAVESVGPKVSGELIKTAFYAVGAATIGILLYIWLRFEWQFALGGVVALVHDVLLTVGLFAAFQLRFDLTTIAALLTTLGYSVNDTVVVFDRLRENLVKYKTMPLIDVMNLTVNETLSRTIMTAVTTAIALTAMLIFGGDVVREFVIAMLWGVVVGCYSTIYVAKNIVLWLGVKRDWSKPDPKEKAPGEDIPAAFRDAP from the coding sequence ATGGCATTTCGTCTGAAACTCGTTCCCGACAATACGAGCTATAACTTCTTTCGCTGGCAATGGCTGACTTTCGGCATCTCGGCCGTGGCCATGGTCGCCTCGGTGGTGCTCATCCTGACGATGGGACTGAACTTCGGCATCGACTTCAAGGGCGGCACCACGATCCGCACCGAAAGCCCCACCGCCTTTGAAGTCGGCGACTATCGTCAGGCCCTGAACGAGTTGAATCTGGGCGACGTCTCGATCACCGAGGTTTTCGATCCCAGTTTTGGCACGACCAAGCATGTCGCCATGATCCGAATCGGCACCATGGACGAGACCGGATCGGTTACACCCGAGCAGTTGAACGAGATCGAGGCGGCGCTGCAAACCGTCGATCCGCAGGTGGTCTTTGCCGCCGTCGAATCGGTCGGGCCCAAGGTGTCGGGTGAGCTGATCAAGACGGCTTTCTATGCCGTGGGCGCGGCGACCATTGGCATCCTGCTGTATATCTGGCTGCGCTTCGAATGGCAGTTCGCGCTTGGCGGCGTGGTCGCGCTGGTCCACGACGTGCTGCTGACGGTCGGGCTGTTCGCCGCGTTCCAGCTGCGTTTCGACCTGACGACCATTGCGGCGCTGCTGACCACGCTGGGCTATTCGGTCAACGATACCGTGGTGGTCTTTGACCGGCTGCGCGAAAATCTGGTCAAATACAAGACCATGCCGCTGATCGACGTGATGAACCTGACGGTGAACGAAACTCTGTCGCGCACCATCATGACCGCCGTAACCACCGCCATTGCGCTGACCGCCATGCTGATCTTTGGTGGCGACGTGGTGCGCGAATTCGTCATCGCCATGCTTTGGGGGGTGGTCGTCGGCTGCTACTCGACGATCTACGTCGCCAAGAACATCGTGCTGTGGCTGGGCGTCAAACGCGACTGGTCCAAACCCGATCCCAAGGAAAAGGCGCCGGGCGAGGACATTCCAGCCGCCTTCCGGGACGCGCCCTGA